A section of the Carya illinoinensis cultivar Pawnee chromosome 12, C.illinoinensisPawnee_v1, whole genome shotgun sequence genome encodes:
- the LOC122290196 gene encoding protein SIEVE ELEMENT OCCLUSION B-like, which yields MAGVTTTTKQAPKTDYQRHWMFADSDDKAMLKQIEETQFPDSREFDVKPIIQIIEDILRRATLSFDGVPKGTQEHVDRVEDKILLAEFDLLFEQLAQVLHKISCEISCKVFSGGGDAHTTIMTLLHTLSIYSWDAKLVLTMAAFAVNYGEFSLISQLRSTNLLAKSVAFLKQLPDIKQHSKSLKPHFEALSKLIEVIIDVTKCIVEIKELPSQYISDDKPPLSSAKSYIPTTAYWTIRGILACSTQIASLIGRTLGHEYTVSSTEAWELSSLAHQINARHQQLKDLLTLCHQQIDEKMRQERIGILIRNTKTPQLDNMKILKELLYPSEELVIGTTKKKVNIEVLRRKHVILLISGLDIHQDEIIILSHCQAELADPLVRQGQEKHYEMVWLPIVDNVAKDQYSPEENRRDFERLQAMMIWYTVLDPFAIEPAVIEFVKNIWHFEKRPIAVSLDPQGRVASENALPMMWIWGNLPFPFSKEREEALWKSAYATWRLELLVDSIDPRIINWMTKENTFICLYGGDDIEWIRKFTTEAKAVAKNAQITLELFYVGKSHVARERMRKITEIIAKDQLSDCWTGTELTYQWYFWVRLESMLYSKLQSNQTAENDAVMKELTTVYSFNGGEQGWAVVCRSLSDEMATGNGEIVLKSLQEFEKWKEEAANNRFVQALREYMEKLHTPEHCTRLILPGTTSTWGLPPDTKVVCAVCLRPMERYLLYRCCTD from the exons ATGGCCGGCGTTACCACTACTACAAAACAAGCTCCTAAGACAGATTATCAACGCCATTGGATGTTCGCAGATTCCGATGATAAAGCAATGTTGAAGCAAATTGAGGAAACCCAGTTTCCTGATAGTCGTGAGTTTGATGTCAAGCCCATTATCCAAATCATCGAGGACATCTTGCGCCGTGCCACTCTTAGTTTTGATGGCGTTCCAAAA GGCACACAAGAACATGTCGATAGGGTCGAGGACAAGATTCTTCTGGCTGAGTTTGATCTCCTTTTTGAACAATTGGCTCAAGTTTTACATAAGATTTCCTGCGAG ATATCATGCAAGGTGTTCTCAGGTGGCGGAGATGCACATACAACAATCATGACGTTGCTCCACACCCTCTCGATCTATTCATGGGATGCAAAACTGGTTCTAACCATGGCTGCTTTTGCTGTAAATTATGGGGAATTCTCACTCATTTCTCAACTTCGCTCCACAAATTTACTTGCCAAGTCCGTGGCTTTCCTTAAGCAACTGCCCGACATCAAACAGCATTCAAAGTCTCTAAAACCACACTTTGAGGCACTTAGTAAACTCATCGAGGTCATAATTGATGTAACTAAGTGCATTGTCGAGATCAAGGAACTCCCATCTCAGTATATCTCAGATGACAAGCCACCTTTGTCAAGTGCCAAGTCTTATATCCCTACTACAGCCTATTGGACAATTCGAGGCATTCTTGCTTGCTCCACACAGATTGCAAGCCTCATAGGCCGTACTTTGGGCCATGA GTACACTGTATCAAGCACAGAGGCATGGGAACTATCAAGCTTGGCGCATCAGATCAACGCTAGACACCAGCAGCTCAAGGACCTACTCACTCTCTGCCATCAACAAATAG ATGAGAAAATGCGTCAGGAAAGAATAGGAATTCTCATACGCAATACTAAAACTCCACAGCTGGACaacatgaaaattctcaaggaaTTGCTGTACCCCAGTGAAGAGCTGGTGATTGGCACGACCAAGAAAAAG GTAAATATTGAAGTACTAAGGAGAAAGCACGTGATACTCCTCATATCCGGGCTTGATATCCACCAGGATGAAATTATAATTCTCAGTCATTGTCAAGCTGAGTTAGCTGACCCGTTGGTGAGGCAAGGTCAGGAGAAGCATTACGAAATGGTGTGGCTCCCAATTGTGGACAATGTTGCAAAAGACCAATATTCCCCTGAGGAGAATCGTCGTGATTTTGAGCGTCTGCAGGCAATGATGATATGGTATACAGTGCTCGATCCTTTTGCCATCGAACCAGCAGTCATTGAGTTTGTCAAGAACATCTGGCATTTTGAGAAAAGGCCAATTGCAGTTTCTTTGGATCCACAAGGAAGGGTGGCCTCCGAGAATGCACTTCCCATGATGTGGATTTGGGGGAATCTTCCCTTCCCTTTCAGTAAGGAGAGAGAGGAAGCTTTATGGAAGTCAGCGTATGCTACTTGGAGACTTGAGCTACTTGTTGATTCCATTGATCCAAGGATAATAAACTGG ATGACAAAAGAGAATACTTTCATATGCTTGTATGGAGGTGATGACATTGAGTGGATCCGGAAATTCACAACAGAAGCAAAAGCTGTTGCCAAGAATGCTCAAATCACTCTAGAACTGTTTTATGTGGGAAAGAGCCATGTAGCAAGGGAGAGGATGAGGAAAATCACTGAAATAATCGCCAAAGATCAGCTTAGTGATTGCTGGACAGGAACAGAACTGACATATCAGTGGTACTTTTGGGTAAGGCTGGAGAGCATGTTGTACTCAAAACTACAGAGTAACCAGACAGCCGAGAATGATGCGGTAATGAAGGAGCTCACGACTGTGTATAGCTTCAATGGTGGGGAGCAAGGATGGGCAGTAGTGTGCAGATCATTAAGTGATGAAATGGCGACAGGGAATGGAGAGATTGTTCTGAAAAGCCTGCAAGAGTTcgaaaaatggaaagaagaggCTGCGAATAATCGGTTTGTGCAAGCACTCAGAGAATATATGGAGAAACTTCACACACCAGAACACTGCACCCGCCTCATCCTTCCTGGGACGACAAGTACTTGGGGCCTCCCTCCAGATACGAAGGTCGTTTGTGCAGTTTGTCTCCGTCCTATGGAGAGGTACTTGTTGTACCGCTGCTGTACCGATTAG
- the LOC122289311 gene encoding protein SIEVE ELEMENT OCCLUSION B-like: MRQEKIGILIRITKTPQLDNMKILKELLYPSEELVIGTTKKKVNIEVLRRKHVILLISGLDIHQDEIIILSHCQAELADPLVRQGQEKHYEMVWLPIVDNVAKDQYSPEENRRDFERLQAMMIWYTVLDPFAIEPAVIEFVKNIWHFEKRPIAVSLDPQGRVASENALPMMWIWGNLPFPFSKEREEALWKSARVCYLETMTKENTFICLYGGDDIEWIRKFTTEAKAVAKNAQITLELFYVGKSHVARERMRKITEIIAKDQLSDCWTGTELTYQWYFWVRLESMLYSKLQSNQTAENDAVMKELTTVYSFNGGEQGWAVVCRSLSDEMATGNGEIVLKSLQEFEKWKEEAANNRFVQALREYMEKLHTPEHCTRLILPGTTSTWGLPPDTKVVCAVCLRPMERYLLYRCCTD, encoded by the exons ATGCGTCAGGAAAAAATAGGAATTCTCATACGCATTACTAAAACTCCACAGCTGGACaacatgaaaattctcaaggaaTTGCTGTACCCCAGTGAAGAGCTGGTGATTGGCACGACCAAGAAAAAG GTAAATATTGAAGTACTAAGGAGAAAGCACGTGATACTCCTCATATCCGGGCTTGATATCCACCAGGATGAAATTATAATTCTCAGTCATTGTCAAGCTGAGTTAGCTGACCCGTTGGTGAGGCAAGGTCAGGAGAAGCATTACGAAATGGTGTGGCTCCCAATTGTGGACAATGTTGCAAAAGACCAATATTCCCCTGAGGAGAATCGTCGTGATTTTGAGCGTCTGCAGGCAATGATGATATGGTATACAGTGCTCGATCCTTTTGCCATCGAACCAGCAGTCATTGAGTTTGTCAAGAACATCTGGCATTTTGAGAAAAGGCCAATTGCAGTTTCTTTGGATCCACAAGGAAGGGTGGCCTCCGAGAATGCACTTCCCATGATGTGGATTTGGGGGAATCTTCCCTTCCCTTTCAGTAAGGAGAGAGAGGAAGCTTTATGGAAGTCAGCGCGCGTATGCTACTTGGAGACT ATGACAAAAGAGAATACTTTCATATGCTTGTATGGAGGTGATGACATTGAGTGGATCCGGAAATTCACAACAGAAGCAAAAGCTGTTGCCAAGAATGCTCAAATCACTCTAGAACTGTTTTATGTGGGAAAGAGCCATGTAGCAAGGGAGAGGATGAGGAAAATCACTGAAATAATCGCCAAAGATCAGCTTAGTGATTGCTGGACAGGAACAGAACTGACATATCAGTGGTACTTTTGGGTAAGGCTAGAGAGCATGTTGTACTCAAAACTACAGAGTAACCAGACAGCCGAGAATGATGCGGTAATGAAGGAGCTCACGACTGTGTATAGCTTCAATGGTGGGGAGCAAGGATGGGCAGTAGTGTGCAGATCATTAAGTGATGAAATGGCGACAGGGAATGGAGAGATTGTTCTGAAAAGCCTGCAAGAGTTcgaaaaatggaaagaagaggCTGCGAATAATCGGTTTGTGCAAGCACTCAGAGAATATATGGAGAAGCTTCACACACCAGAACACTGCACCCGCCTCATCCTTCCTGGGACGACAAGTACTTGGGGCCTCCCTCCAGATACGAAGGTCGTTTGTGCAGTTTGTCTCCGTCCTATGGAGAGGTACTTGTTGTACCGCTGCTGTACCGATTAG
- the LOC122290307 gene encoding protein SIEVE ELEMENT OCCLUSION B-like produces the protein MKILKKLLYPSEELVIGTTKKKVNIEVLRRKHVILLISGLDIHQDEIIILSHYQAELADPLVRQGQEMHYEMVWLPIVDNAAKDQYSPEENRRDFERLQAMMIWYTVLDPFAIEPAVIEFVKNIWHFEKRPIAVSLDPQGRVASENALPMMWIWGNLPFPFSKEREEALWKSAYATWRLELLVDSIDPRIINWMTKENTFICLYGGDDIEWIRKFTTEAKAVAKNAQITLELFYVGKSHVARERMRKITEIIAKDQLSDCWTGTELTYQWYFWVRLESMLYSKLQSNKTAENDAVMKELTTVYSFNGGEQGWAVVCRSLSDEMATGNGEIVLKSLQEFEKWKEEAANNRFVQALREHMEKLHTPEHCTRLILPGTTSTWGLPPDTKVVCAVCLRPMERYLLYRCCTD, from the exons atgaaaattctcaagaaaTTGCTGTACCCCAGTGAAGAGCTGGTGATTGGCACGACCAAGAAAAAG GTAAATATTGAAGTACTAAGGAGAAAGCACGTGATACTGCTCATATCCGGGCTTGATATCCACCAGGATGAAATTATAATTCTCAGTCATTATCAAGCTGAGTTAGCTGACCCGTTGGTGAGGCAAGGTCAGGAGATGCATTACGAAATGGTGTGGCTCCCAATTGTGGACAATGCTGCAAAAGACCAATATTCCCCTGAGGAGAATCGTCGTGATTTTGAGCGTCTGCAGGCAATGATGATATGGTATACAGTGCTCGATCCTTTTGCCATCGAACCAGCAGTCATTGAGTTTGTCAAGAACATCTGGCATTTTGAGAAAAGGCCAATTGCAGTTTCTTTGGATCCACAAGGAAGGGTGGCCTCCGAGAATGCACTTCCCATGATGTGGATTTGGGGGAATCTTCCCTTCCCTTTCAGTAAGGAGAGAGAGGAAGCTTTATGGAAGTCAGCGTATGCTACTTGGAGACTTGAGCTACTTGTTGATTCCATTGATCCAAGGATAATAAACTGG ATGACAAAAGAGAATACTTTCATATGCTTGTATGGAGGTGATGACATTGAGTGGATCCGGAAATTCACAACAGAAGCAAAAGCTGTTGCCAAGAATGCTCAAATCACTCTAGAACTGTTTTATGTGGGAAAGAGCCATGTAGCAAGGGAGAGGATGAGGAAAATCACTGAAATAATCGCCAAAGATCAGCTTAGTGATTGCTGGACAGGAACAGAACTGACATATCAGTGGTACTTTTGGGTAAGGCTAGAGAGCATGTTGTACTCAAAACTACAGAGTAACAAGACAGCCGAGAATGATGCGGTAATGAAGGAGCTCACGACTGTGTATAGCTTCAATGGTGGGGAGCAAGGATGGGCAGTAGTGTGCAGATCATTAAGTGATGAAATGGCGACAGGGAATGGAGAGATTGTTCTGAAAAGCCTGCAAGAGTTcgaaaaatggaaagaagaggCTGCGAATAATCGGTTTGTGCAAGCACTCAGAGAACATATGGAGAAGCTTCACACACCAGAACACTGCACCCGCCTCATCCTTCCTGGGACGACAAGTACTTGGGGCCTCCCTCCAGATACGAAGGTCGTTTGTGCAGTTTGTCTCCGTCCTATGGAGAGGTACTTGTTGTACCGCTGCTGTACCGATTAG